In Uranotaenia lowii strain MFRU-FL chromosome 2, ASM2978415v1, whole genome shotgun sequence, one genomic interval encodes:
- the LOC129744103 gene encoding testis-specific zinc finger protein topi-like isoform X1 — MMAAEFPAEGEILHQMTGGDPSSSPIKRKSLSEEQPAAVGEFGFDSVTSTDAGCQIKCANCDQIFTPEQFDEHVCEYDESKKRIEPGHILEGHPCFRQLEENIEQWKKLIKKSVGRPASNPGGTGERDRRKKGKDDLRELHPCSYCDRRFVHESGLSKHLGRCHPDKLEPVTKQPKVQHSKKEQSGEPFKVCLKCTKCGLIFSTVDKLMEHMDKVDWEGELEKSDGIYMQDAKLCLRMSIRVVILTTIFQCEFCSKFFSDLPSLYQHEAKHDPTSGYECTLCEIKIHSVKDIIFHRLNECVFRESWNKEFKSLSTYFACNVCDEQFESLLTLYEHRYANFHLFPRMSRIDETETVPTLKVGCELCSVSFDNAEAVFSHHNDMHVPKKSTTIGMRRQTNTDKSKSTASDSPCSSTRPYLCELCGKTYTQSSHLWQHLRFHNGIRPFTCPEVGCNRSFTIRPDLKDHIRKCHTGERPYHCTQCDKRFLTGSVYYQHRLIHRGERRYGCDECGKRFYRADALKNHQRIHSGEKPYACMHCPKQFRQRGDREKHIRVKHSVGEFSSVQIGGALYEGTPVSSRARGKRQSGTGGQARAVTKQRQHVTAFGTSRRRLSEDSMLANDSSMDFAEEGALPASLFEPILHDIEML, encoded by the exons ATGATGGCTGCTGAGTTTCCAGCTGAAggtgaaattttgcatcaaatgacCGGAGGGGATCCAAGCAGCAGTCCGATCAAGCGAAAATCCCTTTCGGAAGAGCAACCTG CAGCTGTCGGGGAGTTTGGTTTCGATTCGGTGACGTCAACCGATGCCGGTTGCCAGATAAAGTGTGCCAATTGTGACCAAATTTTCACGCCGGAACAGTTTGACGAGCATGTTTGTGAGTACGACGAAAGCAAGAAACGGATTGAGCCGGGGCATATCCTGGAAGGACACCCCTGTTTCCGGCAGCTGGAGGAGAACATCGAACAGTGGAAGAAGCTTATCAAGAAGAGTGTTGGGCGACCGGCTTCCAATCCGGGTGGTACGGGTGAGCGTGACCGCCGGAAGAAGGGGAAAGATGACCTCAGGGAACTGCATCCCTGTAGCTATTGCGATAGGAGATTTGTACATGAGTCTGGGCTGTCGAAGCACTTGGGAAGATGTCATCCGGATAAGTTGGAACCGGTAACCAAACAACCGAAGGTTCAGCACTCGAAAAAGGAACAGTCGGGCGAGCCATTTAAGGTATGTTTGAAATGCACCAAATGTGGGTTGATATTCAGCACCGTTGACAAACTGATGGAACACATGGACAAAGTCGATTGGGAAGGTGAACTGGAAAAATCCGATGGTATATATATGCAGGATGCCAAGCTTTGCTTGCGTATGTCGATCCGTGTCGTCATCCTGACGACGATTTTCCAATGTGAGTTCTGTAGCAAGTTTTTTTCGGACCTTCCTTCGTTGTATCAACATGAAGCCAAACACGATCCGACTTCCGGCTATGAATGTACTCTTTGCGAAATCAAAATACATTCAGTAAAAGATATTATCTTCCATCGTCTGAACGAATGTGTTTTCCGAGAATCATGGAACAAAGAGTTCAAAAGTCTTTCGACTTACTTTGCCTGTAACGTTTGCGATGAACAGTTCGAAAGTTTACTGACTTTGTACGAGCACCGATACGCCAACTTCCACCTCTTCCCTCGAATGTCTCGAATCGATGAGACGGAAACGGTGCCGACCCTAAAGGTAGGCTGTGAACTTTGCTCAGTCAGTTTCGATAACGCCGAAGCTGTCTTTTCCCATCATAATGATATGCATGTACCGAAAAAATCAACCACCATCGGAATGCGCCGTCAAACGAACACCGACAAGTCCAAAAGCACTGCTTCAGACTCCCCTTGCTCGAGCACCCGGCCCTACCTGTGCGAATTGTGCGGAAAAACGTACACCCAGTCGAGTCACCTGTGGCAACATTTGCGCTTCCACAACGGAATCCGCCCCTTTACCTGTCCGGAGGTCGGTTGTAATCGCAGCTTTACCATCCGACCGGATTTAAAGGATCACATTCGCAAATGTCACACCGGGGAGCGGCCTTATCATTGTACCCAGTGCGATAAACGTTTCCTGACCGGGTCCGTTTACTATCAACACCGGTTGATTCACCGCGGGGAACGTCGCTACGGATGCGACGAATGCGGCAAACGGTTCTACAGAGCCGACGCTTTGAAGAACCATCAGAGGATTCACTCAG GTGAAAAGCCATACGCTTGCATGCACTGCCCCAAACAATTCAGGCAGCGTGGCGATCGCGAGAAGCATATTCGCGTCAAGCACTCGGTCGGAGAGTTTTCATCGGTTCAGATTGGGGGTGCCCTTTACGAGGGCACTCCGGTATCGAGTCGGGCCAGAGGAAAACGTCAGTCAGGCACCGGCGGTCAGGCACGAGCCGTCACCAAACAACGTCAGCATGTCACCGCATTCGGAACATCCAGACGGCGCCTTTCCGAAGATAGCATGCTTGCTAACGATTCATCGATGGATTTTGCCGAAGAGGGTGCCCTTCCGGCTAGTTTGTTTGAACCAATTTTGCATGACATTGAGATGCTTTAG
- the LOC129744103 gene encoding testis-specific zinc finger protein topi-like isoform X2: MMAAEFPAEGEILHQMTGGDPSSSPIKRKSLSEEQPAVGEFGFDSVTSTDAGCQIKCANCDQIFTPEQFDEHVCEYDESKKRIEPGHILEGHPCFRQLEENIEQWKKLIKKSVGRPASNPGGTGERDRRKKGKDDLRELHPCSYCDRRFVHESGLSKHLGRCHPDKLEPVTKQPKVQHSKKEQSGEPFKVCLKCTKCGLIFSTVDKLMEHMDKVDWEGELEKSDGIYMQDAKLCLRMSIRVVILTTIFQCEFCSKFFSDLPSLYQHEAKHDPTSGYECTLCEIKIHSVKDIIFHRLNECVFRESWNKEFKSLSTYFACNVCDEQFESLLTLYEHRYANFHLFPRMSRIDETETVPTLKVGCELCSVSFDNAEAVFSHHNDMHVPKKSTTIGMRRQTNTDKSKSTASDSPCSSTRPYLCELCGKTYTQSSHLWQHLRFHNGIRPFTCPEVGCNRSFTIRPDLKDHIRKCHTGERPYHCTQCDKRFLTGSVYYQHRLIHRGERRYGCDECGKRFYRADALKNHQRIHSGEKPYACMHCPKQFRQRGDREKHIRVKHSVGEFSSVQIGGALYEGTPVSSRARGKRQSGTGGQARAVTKQRQHVTAFGTSRRRLSEDSMLANDSSMDFAEEGALPASLFEPILHDIEML; this comes from the exons ATGATGGCTGCTGAGTTTCCAGCTGAAggtgaaattttgcatcaaatgacCGGAGGGGATCCAAGCAGCAGTCCGATCAAGCGAAAATCCCTTTCGGAAGAGCAACCTG CTGTCGGGGAGTTTGGTTTCGATTCGGTGACGTCAACCGATGCCGGTTGCCAGATAAAGTGTGCCAATTGTGACCAAATTTTCACGCCGGAACAGTTTGACGAGCATGTTTGTGAGTACGACGAAAGCAAGAAACGGATTGAGCCGGGGCATATCCTGGAAGGACACCCCTGTTTCCGGCAGCTGGAGGAGAACATCGAACAGTGGAAGAAGCTTATCAAGAAGAGTGTTGGGCGACCGGCTTCCAATCCGGGTGGTACGGGTGAGCGTGACCGCCGGAAGAAGGGGAAAGATGACCTCAGGGAACTGCATCCCTGTAGCTATTGCGATAGGAGATTTGTACATGAGTCTGGGCTGTCGAAGCACTTGGGAAGATGTCATCCGGATAAGTTGGAACCGGTAACCAAACAACCGAAGGTTCAGCACTCGAAAAAGGAACAGTCGGGCGAGCCATTTAAGGTATGTTTGAAATGCACCAAATGTGGGTTGATATTCAGCACCGTTGACAAACTGATGGAACACATGGACAAAGTCGATTGGGAAGGTGAACTGGAAAAATCCGATGGTATATATATGCAGGATGCCAAGCTTTGCTTGCGTATGTCGATCCGTGTCGTCATCCTGACGACGATTTTCCAATGTGAGTTCTGTAGCAAGTTTTTTTCGGACCTTCCTTCGTTGTATCAACATGAAGCCAAACACGATCCGACTTCCGGCTATGAATGTACTCTTTGCGAAATCAAAATACATTCAGTAAAAGATATTATCTTCCATCGTCTGAACGAATGTGTTTTCCGAGAATCATGGAACAAAGAGTTCAAAAGTCTTTCGACTTACTTTGCCTGTAACGTTTGCGATGAACAGTTCGAAAGTTTACTGACTTTGTACGAGCACCGATACGCCAACTTCCACCTCTTCCCTCGAATGTCTCGAATCGATGAGACGGAAACGGTGCCGACCCTAAAGGTAGGCTGTGAACTTTGCTCAGTCAGTTTCGATAACGCCGAAGCTGTCTTTTCCCATCATAATGATATGCATGTACCGAAAAAATCAACCACCATCGGAATGCGCCGTCAAACGAACACCGACAAGTCCAAAAGCACTGCTTCAGACTCCCCTTGCTCGAGCACCCGGCCCTACCTGTGCGAATTGTGCGGAAAAACGTACACCCAGTCGAGTCACCTGTGGCAACATTTGCGCTTCCACAACGGAATCCGCCCCTTTACCTGTCCGGAGGTCGGTTGTAATCGCAGCTTTACCATCCGACCGGATTTAAAGGATCACATTCGCAAATGTCACACCGGGGAGCGGCCTTATCATTGTACCCAGTGCGATAAACGTTTCCTGACCGGGTCCGTTTACTATCAACACCGGTTGATTCACCGCGGGGAACGTCGCTACGGATGCGACGAATGCGGCAAACGGTTCTACAGAGCCGACGCTTTGAAGAACCATCAGAGGATTCACTCAG GTGAAAAGCCATACGCTTGCATGCACTGCCCCAAACAATTCAGGCAGCGTGGCGATCGCGAGAAGCATATTCGCGTCAAGCACTCGGTCGGAGAGTTTTCATCGGTTCAGATTGGGGGTGCCCTTTACGAGGGCACTCCGGTATCGAGTCGGGCCAGAGGAAAACGTCAGTCAGGCACCGGCGGTCAGGCACGAGCCGTCACCAAACAACGTCAGCATGTCACCGCATTCGGAACATCCAGACGGCGCCTTTCCGAAGATAGCATGCTTGCTAACGATTCATCGATGGATTTTGCCGAAGAGGGTGCCCTTCCGGCTAGTTTGTTTGAACCAATTTTGCATGACATTGAGATGCTTTAG